The nucleotide sequence CGAACTCATGGATGATACGGGCACGGTCTGGGCGTGCGATCGCTATGCGCCGCGACTGAAGAAGTTGACTGAAAATACTAATCGCTTGGGGCTAACGTCCATCCACCTATGGGCAGGCGATAGCCGTATGCTGTCTAATTCAGAACAGACGAATCCTTCCCTAGCCCCTGGCCACGCCGATCGGGTGCTGCTGGATGTTCCCTGTTCTGGGCTGGGAACTCTACACCGCCATGCCGATGCCCGCTGGCGACAGTCCCCTGAAAGCGTGAGCGAATTAACCCGTCTTCAGTCTGAACTGCTGGAAGAGGCGATGACATGGCTAAAACCCGGAGGACGCTTGGTGTACTCTACCTGCACCCTCCATCCGGCTGAAAATGAGGAGCAGATCCGA is from Synechococcales cyanobacterium T60_A2020_003 and encodes:
- a CDS encoding 16S rRNA (cytosine(967)-C(5))-methyltransferase (catalyzes the methylation of cytosine at position 967 (m5C967) of 16S rRNA; SAM-dependent methyltransferase), with protein sequence ELMDDTGTVWACDRYAPRLKKLTENTNRLGLTSIHLWAGDSRMLSNSEQTNPSLAPGHADRVLLDVPCSGLGTLHRHADARWRQSPESVSELTRLQSELLEEAMTWLKPGGRLVYSTCTLHPAENEEQIRQFLSHHPDWRIQPPTPHLALEPFTCPEGWLKVLPHRHHMDGFFMVVLALRA